Proteins found in one Spirochaetota bacterium genomic segment:
- a CDS encoding chemotaxis protein CheX has protein sequence MNIEYINPFVEASYEILSEVLQVEIKRGELYLKENVSSIKGVGVIVGLIGEAEGRLILDMNEKTACEIASIMNGEKYTKVDEIVKDTISEVSNMITALSITKLHDKGFNFDLTPPSIISGKEVEVRDKDLETLVVPLILPFGTVEINIAIKEEF, from the coding sequence ATGAACATAGAGTATATCAATCCATTTGTTGAGGCTTCTTATGAAATTCTAAGTGAAGTTTTACAAGTTGAAATTAAAAGAGGGGAACTTTATTTAAAAGAGAATGTTTCATCAATTAAAGGTGTTGGTGTTATTGTTGGACTTATTGGAGAAGCAGAAGGAAGACTTATTCTTGATATGAATGAAAAAACAGCTTGTGAAATAGCTTCTATAATGAATGGTGAAAAATATACAAAAGTGGATGAAATTGTTAAAGATACTATTTCCGAAGTTTCAAATATGATTACTGCTTTATCTATTACTAAACTTCATGACAAAGGCTTTAATTTTGATCTTACCCCACCTTCAATAATAAGTGGTAAAGAAGTTGAAGTAAGAGATAAAGATTTAGAAACACTTGTAGTCCCATTAATTTTACCTTTCGGAACCGTAGAAATAAATATAGCAATTAAAGAAGAATTTTAA
- a CDS encoding chemotaxis protein CheW, which yields MEKKYVTFHLGSEIYAIDIMFVKAVYKLEVIYRLPNMPESIKGVFKVRNNIVPIVDLKQRFVFEGTDDSSSTVLVVNVNGMEIAIIIDKVRKVIDIDSSVIQPPPVLNSGIQKEYLVGIAKIGDNKEDIILIIDIQKLFSPSEISKLKNLKTSQIKNLKSI from the coding sequence ATGGAGAAAAAATATGTTACCTTTCATCTTGGTAGTGAAATATATGCAATAGATATAATGTTTGTAAAAGCTGTTTATAAACTTGAAGTTATATATAGATTACCAAATATGCCTGAATCTATAAAGGGGGTTTTTAAAGTTAGAAATAATATAGTACCAATAGTAGATTTAAAACAAAGATTTGTTTTTGAAGGAACAGATGATAGTTCTTCTACAGTTCTTGTTGTTAATGTTAATGGGATGGAAATTGCTATTATAATCGATAAAGTGAGGAAAGTTATAGATATTGATTCGAGTGTTATTCAACCACCACCAGTTTTGAATTCAGGAATTCAAAAAGAGTATTTAGTTGGTATTGCTAAGATAGGGGATAACAAAGAGGATATAATTTTAATTATTGATATACAAAAGTTATTTTCTCCATCTGAAATTTCTAAATTAAAAAATTTAAAAACTTCTCAAATAAAAAATTTGAAATCTATATAA